One segment of Vicugna pacos chromosome 30, VicPac4, whole genome shotgun sequence DNA contains the following:
- the CPLX4 gene encoding complexin-4 — protein MAFLMKTMISNQVKNLGLGGGSEEKKEEGGASDPAAAHGMTREEYEEYQKQVIEEKMERDAAFTQKKAERACLRVHLREKYRLPKSEMDENQIQMAGDDVDLPEDLRKMVDEDQEEEEDKDSILGQLQNLQNMDLDTIKEKAQATFTEIKQTAEQKCCVM, from the exons ATGGCCTTCCTTATGAAAACGATGATAAGTAACCAGGTAAAGAATTTAGGACTTGGTGGCgggtctgaagaaaaaaaagaagaaggaggtgcaTCTGATCCTGCAGCAGCTCACGGGATGACTAGAGAGGAGTATGAGGAATATCAAAAGCAAGTGATTGAGGAGAA gaTGGAAAGAGATGCTGCATTTACACAAAAAAAGGCAGAGAGGGCGTGCCTGAGAGTTCACCTCAGAGAAAAGTACAGACTCCCAAAG AGTGAAATGGACGAGAACCAAATCCAGATGGCTGGAGATGATGTGGATTTGCCCGAAGATCTCCGGAAAATGGTCGATGAAGatcaagaagaggaagaagataaGGATTCTATTCTTGGGCAGTTACAGAACCTTCAGAACATGGACTTGGACACCATAAAAGAAAAAGCCCAGGCCACCTTCACGGAAATCAAGCAGACGGCGGAGCAGAAGTGTTGTGTGAtgtga